TTGCGCCGCTTGCCCTCATGCCAGCAATATCAGACTCGCCTAGTCCCAATTCTTTAAGGATGGAGTCTGTATGGTCTCCTACCGCTGGGATGGGGTCCATGCGATAGTCATAGCTGCTATTTAAGCCGGGGGGCAGTAAGGCTGCAATTGCACCGTTGGGGGTATCCACCTCAGTCCAGCGATTACGCGCTTTAAGCTGCTCATGCTTCCAAAGACCCTCCATATCATTGAGGTGAGCATTTGCAATTTGCGCTTTTTCTAGTCTTGCAATTAATTGCTCAGAAGTCAGTTGCCCAAAGCAAGAGTCAATAATTTCTAAAAGTTCAGTGCGCTTTTTATTGCGCTTGAAGTTACGATCAAAGCGTTCATCTTGTGCAAGTGCAGGGTTTTCTAAGACGGTTTCGCAAAATTGCACCCACTCACGTTCATTCTGTAAGCCCAGCATGACCGTCTTACCATCACCCGCCTTAAAGGGGCCGTATGGATAGATGGTGGCATGAGAGGCGCCATTGCGTGGTGGCGGTTCTGCGCCTTTGTAGGCGTAGTACAGAGGAAAACTCATCCATTCAGTGAGGGACTCGAGCATAGAGATATCGATGACTGAGCCTTTACCTGTTTTTCCTCTTTGCAAGAGGGCCGCTAAGATATTGGTATAGGCATACATTCCAGCTGCAATATCA
This is a stretch of genomic DNA from Polynucleobacter sp. JS-JIR-II-b4. It encodes these proteins:
- a CDS encoding CaiB/BaiF CoA-transferase family protein; amino-acid sequence: MSIRPLDGITVVSLEHAIAAPFCTRQLADLGARVIKVERPGGGDFARGYDTQVDGLCSHFVWVNRSKESLTLDLKQPSAIAALKTLLKTADVLVQNLAPGAAARMGLTAEILQKDNPKLILCDISGYGNDGPYRDKKAYDLLIQSEAGFLSVTGTPETPSKAGNSIADIAAGMYAYTNILAALLQRGKTGKGSVIDISMLESLTEWMSFPLYYAYKGAEPPPRNGASHATIYPYGPFKAGDGKTVMLGLQNEREWVQFCETVLENPALAQDERFDRNFKRNKKRTELLEIIDSCFGQLTSEQLIARLEKAQIANAHLNDMEGLWKHEQLKARNRWTEVDTPNGAIAALLPPGLNSSYDYRMDPIPAVGDHTDSILKELGLGESDIAGMRASGAI